From one Peptostreptococcaceae bacterium genomic stretch:
- the rlmD gene encoding 23S rRNA (uracil(1939)-C(5))-methyltransferase RlmD: MKKRETIELTIKKMLFPNMGIAFHEGTEVRVKHALPGQKVIAKVGKIKKTYAEARLLEIVEPRKDENPADCIHNDFCGGCSRQNLSYEHQLIEKEKAVMNLFAEHGIMDVPYRGITASPKIYRYRNKMEYTFGDMEKGGETTLGMHRKGRYMDVLTISDCLLTHTDFNRIMNETLAFCKEHGLPHYNNKTHMGLLRNLIVRKAENTGEIMVNIVTSDQIAFPEKEYNKAMESLELEGKIVGILRTVNDDIGNAVRCDELRVISGRDWILEEVGELKFKISPFSFFQTNTSGAELLYEKGFSMLGDLSDKVLYDLYSGTGTIGQLLAKKAKAVYGVELIGEAVEKANENAELNGLDNCMFYSGDVRDGLKIIPEKPDVIVLDPPREGIMEKALMDIIAYDVKEILYISCNPKTLARDLLILKENNYEMTDMALVDMFPHTPHVETVVKLQRSNR, from the coding sequence ATGAAAAAAAGAGAAACAATAGAACTGACAATAAAAAAAATGCTTTTTCCGAATATGGGAATAGCGTTTCATGAGGGCACGGAAGTGCGCGTCAAGCATGCGCTTCCCGGGCAAAAAGTAATAGCTAAGGTGGGAAAGATAAAAAAGACCTATGCCGAGGCGAGGCTTTTGGAAATTGTCGAGCCCAGAAAGGACGAGAACCCTGCAGATTGCATCCACAATGATTTTTGCGGAGGCTGCTCAAGGCAGAACCTTTCATACGAACATCAGCTTATTGAGAAAGAAAAGGCGGTCATGAACCTGTTTGCAGAACATGGAATAATGGATGTACCCTATAGAGGCATTACCGCCAGCCCTAAGATTTACAGATACCGAAACAAAATGGAATATACCTTCGGCGACATGGAAAAGGGAGGGGAAACCACCCTGGGGATGCATAGAAAAGGCCGCTACATGGATGTGCTGACAATAAGCGATTGCCTTTTGACGCATACAGACTTTAATAGGATCATGAATGAGACGCTTGCCTTTTGCAAGGAACATGGACTTCCCCATTACAACAACAAGACGCATATGGGCCTTCTAAGGAACCTTATAGTGAGAAAGGCAGAGAATACAGGGGAGATAATGGTAAACATCGTGACAAGCGATCAAATTGCCTTCCCCGAAAAGGAATATAATAAAGCAATGGAATCGCTTGAACTTGAAGGAAAAATAGTTGGCATCTTAAGAACCGTCAATGATGACATAGGAAACGCGGTCCGTTGCGATGAGCTGAGAGTCATATCCGGTAGGGATTGGATACTCGAGGAAGTCGGAGAACTTAAATTCAAGATTTCACCATTTTCATTCTTTCAGACAAACACATCGGGAGCGGAACTTCTTTACGAAAAAGGGTTTTCCATGCTGGGCGACCTTTCGGACAAAGTGCTTTACGATCTATACTCAGGAACAGGAACTATCGGTCAGCTGCTTGCCAAAAAAGCGAAGGCGGTTTACGGTGTAGAGCTCATAGGCGAAGCCGTCGAAAAAGCAAATGAAAATGCCGAGCTGAACGGTCTTGATAATTGCATGTTTTACTCAGGAGATGTACGGGACGGATTAAAGATAATTCCGGAAAAACCCGATGTCATAGTTCTCGATCCACCAAGAGAGGGCATAATGGAGAAAGCTCTAATGGACATAATCGCCTATGACGTAAAAGAAATTCTTTACATCTCGTGCAACCCCAAAACACTTGCGAGGGACTTGCTCATTCTTAAAGAAAACAATTATGAAATGACGGATATGGCGTTGGTGGACATGTTCCCACACACGCCTCATGTCGAGACGGTAGTAAAACTACAACGCTCAAACCGTTGA